A genome region from Jeotgalibacillus aurantiacus includes the following:
- the corA gene encoding magnesium/cobalt transporter CorA encodes MIRIAGLEKNGELKTYKTIKEAKKQDLHWFWVDFDQPADREGKELERSFSFHPLALEDCMEKEYQRPKFDNYDQYIFLTFHHLPKHTYEAQEIDTFVNSNMIVTWHYEKIPFIDEMWEDLVKGKEVISEQSPISILHKMMDAAVDDYFPYVYGIEDELNRIEELTDENSSHDLMDRLFDIRHDMQKLRRSLVPTRDLLYRLLNANRTALTKEQQLYFSDVYDHVIKLNEMLESYREFSSDIRDNYISVSSDKMNNIMMTLTVITTIFMPLSFLAGLYGMNFVYIPELEFEYGYFVLLGVMTMIAGVMFVIFRKIGWLRFSRSKKKKRRRIFNRR; translated from the coding sequence TTGATCCGGATTGCAGGTTTGGAAAAAAACGGAGAATTAAAAACGTATAAAACGATAAAAGAAGCAAAAAAACAGGATCTGCACTGGTTCTGGGTTGATTTTGATCAGCCGGCGGACCGGGAAGGAAAAGAACTTGAGCGCTCTTTTTCCTTTCACCCGCTCGCCTTAGAAGACTGTATGGAAAAAGAATATCAGCGTCCCAAGTTTGATAATTATGATCAATATATTTTCCTGACCTTTCATCATCTGCCCAAACATACATATGAAGCACAGGAGATTGATACATTCGTTAATAGCAACATGATCGTAACCTGGCATTACGAAAAAATTCCGTTTATTGATGAAATGTGGGAAGACCTGGTGAAAGGAAAAGAAGTTATCTCTGAACAAAGTCCGATTTCCATTCTTCATAAAATGATGGATGCGGCCGTTGATGATTATTTTCCGTATGTGTATGGAATCGAGGATGAATTGAACAGGATTGAAGAATTGACAGATGAGAATTCATCACACGATCTGATGGACAGGCTTTTTGATATCCGGCACGATATGCAAAAGCTGAGGCGGTCGCTTGTCCCGACGAGAGATCTGTTGTACCGTCTGCTAAATGCCAACAGGACGGCACTGACGAAAGAACAGCAATTATATTTTTCAGATGTATATGATCACGTCATTAAGCTGAATGAGATGCTCGAATCATACCGGGAATTTTCATCAGATATCAGAGACAACTATATTTCAGTCAGCTCAGATAAAATGAACAATATTATGATGACATTGACCGTCATCACGACAATCTTTATGCCATTATCCTTTCTGGCCGGTTTATACGGCATGAACTTTGTTTATATTCCTGAGCTTGAATTTGAATACGGTTATTTTGTTCTGCTGGGCGTAATGACGATGATTGCCGGCGTCATGTTTGTCATCTTCCGTAAAATCGGCTGGCTCAGATTCTCAAGATCCAAAAAGAAAAAACGCAGAAGAATCTTTAATCGCCGTTGA
- a CDS encoding aminotransferase A yields MNETVSQLQISGIRQFFNRIQHIENMISLTIGQPDFHTPTHIKEAAAKAIMENQTTYTHNAGILELRKAVSAFMKKKYELDYQAEDEIIITNGASQAIDTALRTILSPGQDVILPGPVYPGYVPVIKQCGARPVFADTTKTGFKMTADLIRETLTDQTTCIVLPYPSNPTGVSLTEDEITEIAHLAKEKDLYIIADEIYSELVYDRPHFSIGRLYKEKTIVINGLSKSHAMTGWRIGVLMAPSGIAEQCLKVHQYTVSCVSSISQHAAVAAFTDGIDDAIPMRNEYKLRRDFTAVHLAKLGFTTVHPDGAFYFLAGIPDDISLSSFDFAVELAEQAGVGVVPGTAFAPFGEGYVRISYACSMDQLQEAFIRIEQYLDKKRR; encoded by the coding sequence ATGAACGAAACAGTCAGTCAGCTTCAAATATCAGGAATCAGACAATTTTTCAACCGGATCCAGCATATTGAGAATATGATTTCTCTTACGATTGGACAGCCTGATTTCCATACACCCACCCACATTAAAGAAGCAGCTGCAAAAGCCATCATGGAAAATCAGACGACATATACGCATAATGCCGGAATACTTGAGCTTCGCAAGGCAGTTTCAGCGTTTATGAAAAAGAAATATGAACTTGATTATCAGGCTGAGGATGAGATTATTATCACGAATGGTGCATCACAGGCGATTGATACTGCACTCAGAACCATTTTAAGCCCGGGACAGGATGTCATTCTTCCAGGACCGGTTTATCCGGGGTATGTTCCTGTGATTAAACAGTGCGGTGCCCGTCCTGTGTTTGCGGATACGACAAAAACGGGCTTTAAAATGACTGCTGACCTGATCAGGGAAACATTAACCGATCAGACAACATGCATCGTTCTGCCATACCCGTCAAATCCGACAGGTGTAAGTTTGACAGAGGACGAGATCACTGAAATTGCACATCTTGCAAAGGAGAAGGATCTGTACATTATTGCAGATGAAATATACAGTGAACTCGTTTATGACAGGCCGCATTTTTCGATCGGCAGACTGTATAAAGAGAAAACCATTGTAATTAACGGACTGTCAAAATCACATGCGATGACAGGCTGGCGTATTGGTGTGCTTATGGCTCCATCCGGGATTGCAGAACAGTGTCTGAAAGTTCACCAGTACACAGTTTCCTGTGTCTCGTCCATTTCACAGCACGCAGCTGTTGCGGCCTTTACGGACGGCATAGATGACGCAATTCCGATGAGAAATGAATATAAACTGAGGCGTGATTTCACTGCAGTTCATCTAGCTAAACTCGGGTTTACAACGGTTCATCCCGATGGTGCCTTTTACTTTTTAGCGGGTATTCCGGACGATATTTCATTGTCCTCATTTGACTTCGCCGTTGAGCTTGCAGAGCAGGCAGGTGTCGGTGTGGTTCCCGGAACTGCATTTGCCCCTTTTGGGGAAGGATATGTAAGAATTTCATACGCTTGTTCTATGGACCAGCTTCAAGAGGCTTTTATTAGAATAGAACAGTATCTCGATAAAAAGCGCCGATAA
- a CDS encoding NAD(P)-dependent oxidoreductase: MQSLKVGFIGTGVMGASIVRHLLKNHEVHIYTRTKSKADPLVDAGAIWHESVGSLAGECAVVFTMVGYPQDVEEVYLGETGIFNRAGEGTICADLTTSTPALAKRLYKEGKERGIAMLDAPVSGGDLGAKNGTLSIMVGGEESSFETLKPLFELFGTNIVFHGSSGSGQHAKMSNQIVIGSTMTGVCEAIVYAIKAGLDPEKVLASISQGAAGSWSLSHLAPRILNGDYEPGFYIHHFIKDLRIALQEANTLGIDLPGLKLALQSYEETANAGFELKGTQALYKHYEKQL; the protein is encoded by the coding sequence ATGCAATCATTAAAAGTCGGTTTTATCGGTACAGGTGTCATGGGTGCCTCTATTGTAAGGCACCTGTTGAAAAATCATGAAGTACATATTTATACGAGAACAAAGTCAAAGGCTGATCCACTTGTGGATGCTGGTGCAATCTGGCACGAATCTGTTGGAAGTCTGGCAGGTGAATGCGCTGTTGTGTTCACCATGGTCGGTTATCCGCAGGATGTAGAAGAAGTGTACTTAGGTGAAACGGGTATTTTTAATCGGGCAGGGGAAGGGACGATTTGTGCTGATTTAACTACATCCACACCTGCTTTAGCGAAAAGATTATATAAAGAAGGGAAAGAGAGAGGAATCGCGATGCTTGATGCCCCTGTATCCGGAGGTGACCTTGGAGCTAAAAATGGTACATTGTCCATCATGGTCGGCGGGGAAGAATCATCATTTGAAACATTAAAGCCTCTGTTTGAACTGTTCGGGACCAATATTGTTTTTCACGGATCCTCGGGCAGTGGTCAGCATGCGAAGATGAGTAATCAGATTGTGATCGGTTCCACGATGACAGGCGTTTGTGAAGCAATCGTTTACGCCATTAAAGCCGGTCTTGATCCAGAGAAGGTTCTGGCGAGTATTTCGCAGGGAGCAGCAGGTAGCTGGAGCCTGAGCCATCTTGCGCCGAGAATTCTGAATGGTGACTATGAACCGGGGTTTTATATCCATCATTTTATTAAGGATCTTCGAATTGCGTTGCAGGAAGCAAATACGTTGGGAATTGATTTGCCCGGCCTGAAGCTTGCGCTGCAATCTTATGAAGAAACAGCAAATGCCGGGTTCGAACTTAAAGGAACCCAGGCGTTGTATAAACACTATGAGAAGCAGTTGTAA
- a CDS encoding GNAT family N-acetyltransferase, with amino-acid sequence MKKTFFVFNDSRRMDIHIRNYKEEDFESLIHIQRKAFPPPFPQELLWNRDQLTEHITRFPEGALCIEADGKIAGSITALRTNRTDQDHTWDEITSEGYITNHEPDGDTIYIVDICVDPAFRGLGLGKELMRAMYETVVYLGVKQLAGGSRMPGYIDYQPGMSPEEYFEKVKSGEISDPVVTFLMKSGRVPERLLPGYLEDEESADHAVLMVWKNPFLN; translated from the coding sequence ATGAAGAAAACGTTTTTTGTATTCAATGATTCAAGAAGAATGGACATCCACATTAGAAACTACAAAGAAGAGGATTTTGAAAGCCTTATTCATATTCAGCGGAAAGCTTTTCCTCCTCCATTCCCACAGGAACTTTTATGGAACCGGGATCAGCTGACTGAACATATTACCCGGTTTCCCGAGGGCGCATTATGTATTGAAGCAGATGGAAAAATTGCCGGGTCTATTACAGCTTTAAGAACAAACCGTACTGATCAGGATCATACATGGGATGAAATCACATCTGAAGGGTACATAACCAATCATGAGCCGGACGGTGATACGATTTATATTGTGGATATTTGTGTAGATCCAGCCTTCAGGGGACTAGGGCTCGGAAAAGAATTAATGCGTGCTATGTACGAAACGGTTGTTTATTTAGGGGTAAAACAGCTTGCTGGCGGAAGCAGAATGCCGGGATATATCGATTATCAGCCAGGGATGTCACCTGAGGAGTATTTTGAAAAAGTTAAAAGCGGAGAGATTTCTGATCCAGTTGTGACATTTTTAATGAAGTCCGGCCGGGTACCGGAGCGATTGCTGCCAGGTTACCTCGAGGATGAAGAATCTGCTGATCATGCCGTTTTAATGGTTTGGAAAAACCCATTCTTAAATTAA
- the ptsP gene encoding phosphoenolpyruvate--protein phosphotransferase, whose amino-acid sequence MSSVLKGIAASSGIAIAKAYRLVEPDLSFEQTKVDDPAQEVQRFQEALETSKGELAVIRDRAKTELGEDKAAIFEAHLLVLSDPELISPIEDKISQESVNAEAALKETADMFVMMFEQMDNDYMRERAADIRDVTKRVLSHLLGVKVLNPSMISEEVIVIADDLTPSDTAQLNREFVKGFTTNIGGRTSHSAIMARSMEIPAVVGTKEATKEIENGDFVIVDGLNGEVHINPSDDIISRYKEEAAKFADQKAEWAKLVNEPSVSADGKHVELAANIGTPADLEGVINNGGEAIGLYRTEFLYMGRNDLPSEDEQFESYKAVLEGMKGKPVVVRTLDIGGDKELPYLDLPEEMNPFLGYRAIRMCLDKTDLFRVQLRALLRASTYGNLKVMFPMISNLSEFREAKSLLLKVKEELIAEGTEVSDSIEIGIMVEIPSTAVLADQFAKEVDFFSIGTNDLIQYTMAADRMNEQISYLYQPYNPAILRLIKMVIDASHKEGKWTGMCGEMAGDEIAIPILLGLGLDEFSMSATSILPARSQISGLSQEKMKELAEKVLNLSTNEEVIEAVKKEINM is encoded by the coding sequence ATGTCTTCTGTATTAAAAGGTATTGCAGCTTCAAGTGGCATTGCGATTGCAAAAGCATATCGCCTGGTAGAACCGGATTTGTCATTTGAGCAGACTAAAGTAGACGACCCAGCTCAGGAAGTACAGCGTTTTCAGGAGGCTCTTGAAACATCAAAAGGTGAATTGGCGGTGATTCGTGATCGTGCCAAAACAGAACTTGGTGAAGATAAAGCAGCTATTTTTGAAGCTCATCTTCTTGTACTGAGTGATCCTGAACTCATTTCACCAATTGAGGACAAAATCAGTCAGGAAAGTGTTAATGCTGAAGCAGCATTGAAAGAAACGGCTGATATGTTCGTCATGATGTTTGAGCAGATGGACAATGATTATATGAGAGAACGTGCAGCGGATATTCGTGATGTAACGAAGCGTGTTCTGTCACATCTGCTTGGCGTAAAAGTGTTAAATCCAAGCATGATTTCCGAGGAAGTAATTGTGATTGCGGATGACTTAACGCCATCAGATACTGCTCAGCTGAACCGTGAATTTGTTAAAGGATTCACAACAAACATTGGAGGCCGTACTTCGCATTCAGCGATTATGGCACGTTCAATGGAGATTCCTGCGGTCGTGGGAACAAAAGAAGCAACAAAAGAAATTGAAAACGGTGACTTTGTTATTGTTGACGGATTGAATGGCGAAGTTCATATCAACCCTTCTGATGACATTATCAGCCGTTATAAAGAAGAAGCAGCAAAGTTTGCTGATCAGAAAGCGGAATGGGCTAAGCTTGTGAATGAGCCGTCTGTATCTGCTGATGGTAAACATGTAGAACTGGCAGCCAATATTGGTACACCTGCCGATCTTGAAGGCGTTATCAATAACGGTGGTGAAGCCATTGGACTTTACCGGACTGAATTCCTTTATATGGGACGTAACGATCTGCCGTCAGAAGATGAGCAGTTTGAATCCTATAAAGCCGTTCTTGAAGGCATGAAAGGAAAACCTGTTGTTGTCAGAACACTGGATATTGGTGGAGATAAGGAACTTCCGTATCTTGACCTTCCGGAAGAAATGAATCCATTCCTTGGATACCGTGCCATCCGAATGTGTCTGGACAAAACGGATCTTTTCCGCGTTCAGCTCCGTGCACTTCTTCGTGCAAGTACTTACGGGAATCTGAAAGTAATGTTCCCGATGATCTCAAACCTGAGCGAATTCCGTGAAGCGAAGTCTTTACTATTAAAGGTGAAGGAAGAACTGATTGCGGAAGGAACAGAGGTTTCAGATTCTATTGAAATCGGCATCATGGTTGAAATTCCATCTACTGCAGTACTGGCTGACCAGTTTGCAAAAGAAGTGGATTTCTTCAGTATCGGTACGAACGATTTGATTCAGTACACGATGGCAGCTGACCGGATGAATGAACAGATTTCTTACTTATATCAGCCATACAATCCGGCGATTCTCCGTCTGATCAAGATGGTGATCGATGCTTCTCACAAGGAAGGTAAATGGACTGGTATGTGTGGAGAGATGGCTGGAGATGAAATCGCGATTCCGATTCTTCTTGGGCTTGGACTCGATGAATTCTCAATGAGCGCAACATCAATCCTGCCTGCGCGTTCACAAATCAGTGGTCTTTCTCAGGAAAAAATGAAAGAGCTGGCTGAAAAAGTGCTTAACCTCTCAACGAATGAGGAAGTCATTGAAGCTGTAAAAAAAGAAATAAATATGTAA
- a CDS encoding phosphocarrier protein HPr encodes MAQKQFTVTAETGIHARPATILVQTASKFDSDIQLEYKGKKVNLKSIMGVMSLGVGQGAEIVIYADGSDEEEALASLEETLKKEGLA; translated from the coding sequence ATGGCACAAAAACAATTTACAGTAACAGCAGAAACGGGTATTCACGCACGCCCGGCAACGATTCTTGTTCAAACAGCAAGCAAGTTTGATTCTGATATTCAGCTTGAGTACAAAGGTAAAAAAGTAAACCTGAAATCAATCATGGGTGTTATGTCTCTTGGAGTCGGACAGGGAGCTGAGATCGTGATCTATGCAGATGGAAGCGATGAAGAGGAAGCGCTGGCAAGCCTTGAAGAAACACTTAAAAAAGAAGGTCTGGCATAA